Proteins from a genomic interval of Dendropsophus ebraccatus isolate aDenEbr1 chromosome 6, aDenEbr1.pat, whole genome shotgun sequence:
- the LRRIQ4 gene encoding leucine-rich repeat and IQ domain-containing protein 4 isoform X1 → MATMPDLPPGKTFSVRFSNAVTSVFLDANEQLWETVQVNQECDTSNPEKYRILFMDSAQQQLMEVPMSVLDLKDLEELHLEKNHIEVIPKEIRHFMNIKVLYLNNNNIINICEELGELKNLQSLDLSSNPLNTSSLDVISKIHQLRELRLYNINLEEFPVELCKHLHHLQLLGLSNNNLKSLPPEITNLIHLREIYLQNNAFKLFPLQICALSALEVVDLEKNKLTSLPVEIGSLYNIIKLFISSNRLSCIPKTLCQCKKLSVLDLSGNRLHKLPHGICELNELNELGLSDNQMKKLSSRICQLQSLSVLYLKNTGLSTLPAAFTKLESLKILDLSQNSFTDLPPEICGLRQLEVLSMDDNLISMITPEVRSLEKLSYFGITGNRFTAFPQEVLQLESLEKLYIGQDRGVRLTSLPDNIYMLKGLKELYIENNNLEFLPSTLNLLHNLEVLDCRNNNLKKLPDTICQLHALQKLLLQNNQLTSLPDNLDMLHNLDLLLLEGNPLVDPPIEVCSPGKTAVWEYLKEKRRRHALATKIQALWRGIMVRKGLGPFAYLLQTGKKGKKSKKDKKGKGKGKKGDSKGKKK, encoded by the exons ATGGCCACCATGCCTGACCTCCCACCTGGTAAGACGTTCAGTGTTCGCTTCTCAAATGCAGTCACATCTGTTTTCTTAGACGCCAATGAGCAGCTTTGGGAGACTGTTCAAGTGAACCAAGAATGTGACACGTCTAACCCTGAGAAATACCGCATCCTCTTCATGGATTCTGCTCAACAGCAGCTCATGGAGGTCCCTATGTCCGTTCTAGATCTTAAAGACCTTGAAGAACTGCACTTAGAGAAGAACCATATTGAAGTCATCCCAAAAGAGATTAGGCATTTTATGAATATCAAAGTCCTCTACCTGAATAACAACAATATTATTAACATTTGTGAGGAACTCGGAGAGCTAAAGAATCTTCAGAGTTTAGACCTTAGCAGCAACCCCCTCAATACCAGCTCATTGGATGTCATAAGCAAGATCCATCAACTTCGAGAGCTGAGACTGTACAACATTAACCTGGAGGAGTTCCCAGTTGAGCTTTGTAAACACCTCCATCATTTACAACTGCTTGGCCTATCCAACAACAATCTAAAGTCTCTCCCACCAGAGATTACTAATCTCATACACCTCAGAGAGATCTATTTGCAGAATAATGCCTTTAAGTTATTTCCCTTGCAGATATGTGCTCTGAGTGCTCTGGAGGTTGTGGATCTAGAAAAAAATAAGTTGACTTCTCTCCCTGTTGAAATTGGATCATTATACAATATTATTAAACTGTTCATTAGTTCCAATAGGCTTTCCTGCATCCCAAAGACACTTTGTCAGTGCAAGAAGTTGTCTGTTCTTGACCTTTCTGGAAATCGCCTGCACAAACTTCCTCATGGGATCTGTGAACTGAACGAGCTGAATGAACTTGGACTGTCAGATAATCAGATGAAAAAGCTGTCATCCAGGATATGTCAGCTGCAATCCCTTAGTGTTCTCTATCTGAAAAACACTGGCTTGTCTACATTACCTGCTGCATTTACAAAGCTAGAATCTCTAAAAATACTAGATCTCAGCCAAAACAGTTTTACTGATCTCCCCCCAGAAATTTGTGGTCTCAGGCAGCTTGAAGTCTTATCGATGGATGATAATTTAATAAGCATG ATTACACCAGAAGTGCGATCCCTAGAAAAATTGTCATATTTTGGAATCACTGGGAACAGATTTACTGCTTTTCCTCAAGAAGTCTTGCAGCTCGAGTCTTTGGAAAAGCTTTATATTGGACAAGATCGTGGTGTGCGACTTACAAGTTTACCTGACAACATTTACATGCTGAAG GGTTTAAAAGAATTGTACATTGAAAACAATAATCTGGAATTCCTTCCATCCACATTGAACTTGCTGCACAACCTTGAAGTTTTGGATTGCCGCAATAATAACCTGAAGAAGCTACCAGACACCATATGTCAACTTCATG CTTTGCAAAAATTGCTTCTACAAAATAACCAGCTGACCAGTCTACCAGACAATTTGGACATGTTACACAACCTAGATCTGCTCCTACTAGAAGGAAACCCATTGGTAGATCCACCTATAGAGGTGTGCAGTCCCGGGAAAACTGCGGTATGGGAatacttaaaagaaaaaaggCGAAGGCATGCATTAGCTACAAAG ATCCAAGCATTATGGCGTGGGATAATGGTGCGGAAAGGACTCGGACCCTTTGCTTACCTTCTTCAGACtgggaaaaaaggaaagaaatcaaaaaaggacaaaaaagggAAGGGTAAAGGCAAGAAGGGTGAttcaaaaggaaagaaaaagtaG
- the LRRIQ4 gene encoding leucine-rich repeat and IQ domain-containing protein 4 isoform X2 yields the protein MDSAQQQLMEVPMSVLDLKDLEELHLEKNHIEVIPKEIRHFMNIKVLYLNNNNIINICEELGELKNLQSLDLSSNPLNTSSLDVISKIHQLRELRLYNINLEEFPVELCKHLHHLQLLGLSNNNLKSLPPEITNLIHLREIYLQNNAFKLFPLQICALSALEVVDLEKNKLTSLPVEIGSLYNIIKLFISSNRLSCIPKTLCQCKKLSVLDLSGNRLHKLPHGICELNELNELGLSDNQMKKLSSRICQLQSLSVLYLKNTGLSTLPAAFTKLESLKILDLSQNSFTDLPPEICGLRQLEVLSMDDNLISMITPEVRSLEKLSYFGITGNRFTAFPQEVLQLESLEKLYIGQDRGVRLTSLPDNIYMLKGLKELYIENNNLEFLPSTLNLLHNLEVLDCRNNNLKKLPDTICQLHALQKLLLQNNQLTSLPDNLDMLHNLDLLLLEGNPLVDPPIEVCSPGKTAVWEYLKEKRRRHALATKIQALWRGIMVRKGLGPFAYLLQTGKKGKKSKKDKKGKGKGKKGDSKGKKK from the exons ATGGATTCTGCTCAACAGCAGCTCATGGAGGTCCCTATGTCCGTTCTAGATCTTAAAGACCTTGAAGAACTGCACTTAGAGAAGAACCATATTGAAGTCATCCCAAAAGAGATTAGGCATTTTATGAATATCAAAGTCCTCTACCTGAATAACAACAATATTATTAACATTTGTGAGGAACTCGGAGAGCTAAAGAATCTTCAGAGTTTAGACCTTAGCAGCAACCCCCTCAATACCAGCTCATTGGATGTCATAAGCAAGATCCATCAACTTCGAGAGCTGAGACTGTACAACATTAACCTGGAGGAGTTCCCAGTTGAGCTTTGTAAACACCTCCATCATTTACAACTGCTTGGCCTATCCAACAACAATCTAAAGTCTCTCCCACCAGAGATTACTAATCTCATACACCTCAGAGAGATCTATTTGCAGAATAATGCCTTTAAGTTATTTCCCTTGCAGATATGTGCTCTGAGTGCTCTGGAGGTTGTGGATCTAGAAAAAAATAAGTTGACTTCTCTCCCTGTTGAAATTGGATCATTATACAATATTATTAAACTGTTCATTAGTTCCAATAGGCTTTCCTGCATCCCAAAGACACTTTGTCAGTGCAAGAAGTTGTCTGTTCTTGACCTTTCTGGAAATCGCCTGCACAAACTTCCTCATGGGATCTGTGAACTGAACGAGCTGAATGAACTTGGACTGTCAGATAATCAGATGAAAAAGCTGTCATCCAGGATATGTCAGCTGCAATCCCTTAGTGTTCTCTATCTGAAAAACACTGGCTTGTCTACATTACCTGCTGCATTTACAAAGCTAGAATCTCTAAAAATACTAGATCTCAGCCAAAACAGTTTTACTGATCTCCCCCCAGAAATTTGTGGTCTCAGGCAGCTTGAAGTCTTATCGATGGATGATAATTTAATAAGCATG ATTACACCAGAAGTGCGATCCCTAGAAAAATTGTCATATTTTGGAATCACTGGGAACAGATTTACTGCTTTTCCTCAAGAAGTCTTGCAGCTCGAGTCTTTGGAAAAGCTTTATATTGGACAAGATCGTGGTGTGCGACTTACAAGTTTACCTGACAACATTTACATGCTGAAG GGTTTAAAAGAATTGTACATTGAAAACAATAATCTGGAATTCCTTCCATCCACATTGAACTTGCTGCACAACCTTGAAGTTTTGGATTGCCGCAATAATAACCTGAAGAAGCTACCAGACACCATATGTCAACTTCATG CTTTGCAAAAATTGCTTCTACAAAATAACCAGCTGACCAGTCTACCAGACAATTTGGACATGTTACACAACCTAGATCTGCTCCTACTAGAAGGAAACCCATTGGTAGATCCACCTATAGAGGTGTGCAGTCCCGGGAAAACTGCGGTATGGGAatacttaaaagaaaaaaggCGAAGGCATGCATTAGCTACAAAG ATCCAAGCATTATGGCGTGGGATAATGGTGCGGAAAGGACTCGGACCCTTTGCTTACCTTCTTCAGACtgggaaaaaaggaaagaaatcaaaaaaggacaaaaaagggAAGGGTAAAGGCAAGAAGGGTGAttcaaaaggaaagaaaaagtaG